ACCTGAGATTCAAAAAGGCGTGGAGTATAGTGCATCCAATGAATATGGTTCTTTCACTTATAACTTGCTGTCTTTACAGCGCTTTCCTTGGAAAGATGATGACATCGTTGTTGCTAGAATAAATATTAAGAATTCGCAATCGGTGGCATTAACACTTCCAGAATTAAAAGGATCTGTGCAAGTAGACAATGATGATGTGTCTTCCTCTACAGAACTGTTTATGGACAAGGAAACCTCGACGATTGCACCAGGAAAAAATGCGGAAATCTATGTATTTTCCAAAATCCCTTACACACAAGAGTTCGATAAATTAAAAGTGAATCTCTTTACAACGGTAAAAGAAGAGAAGAGCTCGTTCCTGTCGCTTAGCACGAACAGTACGATGAATGCTGTAGCGACTATTGAACGTGGGGGAAGTTATGCAATCACCGGTAAAGGCAAGAACGCTAGTGTCCAAGAGAACAAAACAATTATTTATGAAGGTCTCAATTCTAATATCGTATATACAGAGCTACTGCTTAGCAGTGAGGAAAAAAGACAAAGCAAAATGGCTCGCCTTCAGGGTTACTTTAAAACAGGAGATGGCCAGCTATTCGAAGCTACAGTGAATCAGCCAGATACTTCAGCTACACCTGGTGGTAAGCAATTAATAACGTACTGGGCAAAATTGCCTAAATCCGTTATTCCATCAGACGTAAGTATGTATCTAGGTCCAGGAATTACTGGGAATAAGCTGTCTGAACCTGGTCAGGAACCAACAGGATTCATTAACATTGCTTCATTGAGTCTAAATCCAGTTTCTACTCCACCGGAGAATAATTTGACGAAGGTTGCGCTATATCCGTACACGATGTCTGTTCTGAGTTCGGAAGGGCGATCGATGCAAGGTAGTACCACTATAGATATCGTAATGAATTACAACTTACTTCGTGACAGTAGCTATGACATGGGAACCTTCACTCATAAGCTGGTGCTCAAAATGACAGATCCATATGGTCTATCACAGGAACGAAGCTTGAACATCGGTACTGAACTTCTTGAAGGGAATTACAACTCCTATACTGCAACATTTACCAATAATATGTATAAAAACTTGTCAGGTGGCGCCTACAGAATCACACTGTATGATGAGTTCCAAGGAGAACGGATCGAGCTGGCCAGCCAGGCATATAGCATAAAGATTGATAGAACAGTAACCGAGAAGTAGGAATTCATATCTATTAATGTACGAGAAGGAGCAGCTCCAATGTTGCGAGTGGAAAATGTAACGCATTCTTTTAAGAATGGTAATGAAACGACGGCAGTCCTTCATCAAATAGATTTTTCTGTGAAAAAGGGGGAGATGGTTGCATTACTGGGGAGCTCGGGTTCCGGTAAGTCAACCATGCTCAACCTGATGGCAGGTCTGATGAAGCCTACGGAAGGCCACATTTACATTGCTGACCAAGATATTGTGAAGATGAGCGAAAACAAGCTATCTGAATTTCGTAGGAAGCATATCGGGTTTATCTTTCAAGCTTATGAACTGATTACTAGCTTGACTGTCCGTGAAAATGTTGAGTTGCCGCTTGTGTTCCAATCCGTTTCACCATCAATACGTAAGCAAAAAGCTCTGGCCTTGCTGGAAGGGGTCGGCATTCCGGATAAAGCCGACCTGTTCCCTTCACAGTTGTCTGGCGGACAGCAGCAGCGGGTCAGTATTGCACGTTCCTTGATCACAGAACCGTCCGTTATTTTCGCAGATGAACCGACCGGAAATCTGGACTCGAAGACAGAAGAGGAAATTATCAATATCCTGCTTAACCTGAACAAGAAGATGAAGACCACCTTCATCGTTGTAACACACGAGCTCAAAGTAGCAGAACAAATGCAACGGATTTTCACGCTTCAGGACGGATATATGATTACTGAGAAACAAACTTCTTCGGATACAGAACTCGAAGGGGGTAAACTCATTGAGGATTAGTGATATTTCACGTTTGGCTTGGGAGCAAGTCAAACGACGGAAAGTTGTCACAGGTCTTTGTATGGCAGGTATATCGATTGGCTGTGCTGCTATTATTGTTGCTTTAAGTATAGGAGATTCCGCGCAAAGCTATACGGAGCGGGAAATTAACCGGAATTTCAAAATGGATGAAATTACGGTGACTCCGAATAGCGGCATCCCTTCACAAGGGGGCGGAGAAGGAAAAGGAGCCTCTGCCTCTGATGCAAAGCTCGACCCCGGCAGGCTAACGGGCCAGAAGCTGAAAATTGTTCAAGGCCTGCGGCATGTTACCGCAGCAGCACCTTTTCAAGAGCTTGGCTACATACAAATGACTACTATCGATAATAAAATTACGGACGTACAGTTAATCGGAACGGATCTTCGACTACTAACGAAATATGACCATAAATTTAAGCAGGGTGGTCCTTCTGATTCGGTTGGCATGGCAGTACTAAACTATGGAGCAACTGTAGGATTGATTGATGTCGAGACTCGGCAGCGTCTTTTTGAACAACTGAGTACTGATCCTTACAATAATAAAATAATGGAACAGTACAACAGTTTAAGCATGCTTCCGTCGGATATGTTCAAACAACAGGTTCAATTACAATCATATGACCCTGCTTC
This genomic stretch from Paenibacillus sp. FSL H7-0737 harbors:
- a CDS encoding ABC transporter ATP-binding protein, producing MLRVENVTHSFKNGNETTAVLHQIDFSVKKGEMVALLGSSGSGKSTMLNLMAGLMKPTEGHIYIADQDIVKMSENKLSEFRRKHIGFIFQAYELITSLTVRENVELPLVFQSVSPSIRKQKALALLEGVGIPDKADLFPSQLSGGQQQRVSIARSLITEPSVIFADEPTGNLDSKTEEEIINILLNLNKKMKTTFIVVTHELKVAEQMQRIFTLQDGYMITEKQTSSDTELEGGKLIED